The genomic DNA GCTTATATAATACTGAATAAAATAAGTTCACTTGTGTACTTCTAGCTCCCATTGACTTCATGGTATTTAAAGgatttcacaaaaataatccCTCAATCACCACTTGTATGATTCACTAGAATCTGTTTCTACAGACGGGGAACCAGACGGCGACCAGATTTTTGTTGCGTCTGCGTGTTTTAAAACTTCTCATGCTCGCATTTATGCAAGTGCATGATGATCGTAATCAGTGGTGCACAAAACACTCCATTTAGCCGTTTGTACTGTGAAAAATGTGCTTCGAGTGACGTGAATTTCATAAATTGTCTAAAAGAAACTGTTAAATGCATTTAAGTGCCGTTGTTGCCTCATTAGTGGAGACCGGACGACACTTTGTGTAGGATACGAACAATAACAGGCTGTCGTATTTGCGAGATGACGTGATTGTTTACAGAGGGTCAATTCCTGCATAGtttgcttttcttcttgtttttgtttttttaaagtaagacttcaataaagaaaatgtcCCCCTGTGTAACCATTGGGCTCTTCTCTCCTTTTAGGAAGCTCTTTGGGGTCGCTGGGGTCGAGTGAGCAGCTCTCCGACTCGGAGCAGGACGAGAGCGGCCAGAGGGCCTCGCTCTCCCGCAGCCCGGTGACGCAGGAGAGCGAGGCGAGCGTGGAGGACGACCAGCTGAGCTGCAGGGACAGCCTGGACCTTTCCAACCAGTCTGCGGCCCGGACCGACCCGGAACCGGACGCGGATCAGGTCCGCGGCGGAGCGGAGCCCCCCGCGCTGCCGGACAGCAGCCCACCAGACGACGAggcggcggcagcagcggcGGAGGCAGAGCAGGACTTGAGCGCCTCTCTGGCTGAGCTcaacgtcaacaacaacaacaactacccGTTCTCCCCCACATTGACCTTATCGGGGTTTCCACTGGCGCGTCTGTGTAGAAAGAAATTACCCCTGACCAGAAACAGGGACAGTGAGCCCGAGTTTGTCTGACGCCGTtatcaaaataattgtttgtgtgACAGGATTATTCATCTggtttttattcattaaaatcATGTTGTGTACATCAAGGTTTAATATGTGATACATCATCAGCTGTATCGATCCGTCCTGGCAGTGAAACCTCTGCACGCTTCCTGTTTGATGCGATGACTCGAATGATTAAATGCATGCTGCTGCAAAGATGCGTTTCAAAGATGTTTTACTAGTTGCTCTTGCAAGCTTGAGGAAAAGTCACATTTCAACGTGCAGAAGTTCAAAGAAAATTTAATTGctgcctgtttttattttagcacagaattttaaaaataaattgattaGTCTCTTTATACATGTTGCCTGTATTGCCTTGTTATGAATGTTTGGTCTActataataaacatttaattttacaGTGGTTCAAGTTGTTATTCCATCTACAATCTTATTTTGATTGTCTGTATTTTACAGGTAACATGGGGAACGTTGAATAAACGTGAGCAGGAACAGAGAAACCCAAATAAGTGTAGTTGCTGCCACTGAAGAGGGAATGTGGTTCACTTCCTGGTACTGGGATGGCACTACTGGGAGGGCAATAGAGGAACCGTTTACTGCAGTGGGTGGATGGTTTTAGCTGTTGTGAGGCACAACAAGCAGCTCTCAACGCTTCGGTCTGCAGCAGCTACATGGCCTGGAAGAGGAAGGTAGGCTTCTAAATCCCTCACAACGTAATGCAGTTCTGTCCTGCTTTACAGCTCTAGAGTTTAGTATTTGAGGATCTATTCGCAGaaatataattagtttttttctttagtCTAAATCACCTGAAACTCGACACTCGCGgcagaagtttcagttggttgcaatctgcctCTAAATCCTCCACATTAGACCTTCAAGTGAAACACTTCGAAATCCagagaaaatgacattttgaatagtttattttacaaaatcggtaattacaaataaaaactacAATTTAAACAAGTGAAAAGCAGAAGGAAAATCCACGGATGAATGACGTCTCACTGGTgctccaaaaaggaaaaaaaaaaatctggaaaataaaaagttttatGAAAAACAGCTACACACTCATGGTCCACACACACGTCCGCCTGTATGTCTGTTTGACATGTTACTTTCctgttatatttgttgaaatcTTTAAATGTTCCACCTTTATGTGGATGTCCAGTCAGTGCTGATGGTAAATGTGCGTCCTATATTTGACCAAGAAAGCTAACAATGTGCTTCATATCAGAATTGTATCAGCCTTTCATGCCAAACTGCTAATGTATGCGTAACACACTGACCTGTCTGTCACTGCACCAGTCTGTACGTGATGTACCTCCCAGCTGTTTCACTGGGTCGGATGATCTTTACCACCTTGGAAAAGTAGATACAAAATAGAGTTTTAGACTGGGCTGGAATTACTGGGAACACAACTTTTTTTAGGTTCATTTAAAATTCCAGCTGCTGTGGCACGTTACACGCAAATAacttccatgtgtgtgtaattattctttccccccccccagtttaTTACAAACGCGTCTTGGCCACCATTCCCACCATTTCAAATCCAGAATCGGAGATAATCAAGATAATAGCTGAGATTTTTAAACGCAACATTGTTGCAGCAACGTCCTAAATGGTGATGAACTGGAATTATCCTTCATGTGTCTTTAAAACATTCTGTCATGTAACATTTAATGGATCTAAAAATCAGTTTGAGTGATCACACTCCTTTTACAGAAAGGCAATGTTTCAGAGTACCAACCCAAGATCAAACCCTAAGCCAATATTAGAACAAGCGCCTTATTGATGAGTTACCTGTCCTCTTTTCAAGCCAAAGTAGCGAGCCACGGGGTCTCCAGCCTGGATCCTCGGCAACTGACTTTCCTTTAATTTACTGAGGTGAAAATGTTACGGGGGGATAACAAATACTTATTTTCATCGAGAGTTGAGTCTCATGAAGACATTAAATACAGCTTGTTGGTGGTCTTCAGGTAAATCAGCTGCTATTTTATACTTTATTACAAATGGTTAGTACTCCGACCAAGTGCATTTCTAGCATTCCTAAACATTGTTCAGTTACTCTAACAAGCGCACTTGCTTGTAAGGATACTATCTTCCCAGAAGTTCAACAACTTCCTCTTTTGTCATAACGATGTGCTCTGGAAcaagctgaaagacaaaaacaatgcatcaaaaactaaaaatgtgATTCTCAATCTGTCAATGGGAGTGCAGCGCTTTGTTTACCTCGTGCTCTGTGATGTTAATGAGCAGCTCCTGTTGTAGAAACTGTTCCAATATGTATTTGGGTGCCATGTCAACGAGAGACTGCAAGGAGACGTTTCATTAAATGTGAGAACCAagagagcaagaaagaaagCTAAACGACGACAAGATGGTCGCTGCATCATATATACAATGCAGGTGTTTACCTGTTTGGCTGACGGTGTCATGCCCATCTGAACAACAATGATGGCTCGTgtgatgttctcctcctgcatcctctgACAGTACATCTTGATCGTCTTGATTCCCACCTTTGGCTCCTCTGAAAGGTGAAgaaaaatcatatatatatatatatatatatatatatatatatatatatttatatatatatatttcaatagcACACCACTGCATGTACAGGCATAGACATATATTCAAGGCTCAACCACTTTTAGCTCGCCGTCAACGATTATACAATGGCCTCATTTTTTTGTTCCcaggatgtgtgtatgtgtttgtttaataaaaggaCTGGTAGTCTGCATGGAGTAATAGGCATCAACCCaccaggaaagaaaacaaacatctggTCGGTGGGGTCGTCGTTGTGAGCCACCAGCACAGTGAGGTCTGTGCGTCTGGGGCGACCCTCGCTGGGCTTGTCTCCAAACTGACTCTTGAACTCATCCAGCGTCTGGTCCAACTCGTCCTGTGTCACCAGGTAGCCTCTGTCGTGGCACAGCTGAGGGTGTAAAAGTCATGTTGAGGGTGTTTCAAAGTCAGAGCTGGAACAGACTTGAAGATCCTCCTCCCCTTATGCAAACCACCTCTAATAGCAGTAGGAAGGCAATGCAGAGGTTTCCATTATGACCTGCCTGTAACCCACTTTCAAATGTCTTTGTTCAATttgtgaaaatataaaaaaaggggTGAGATTTCACTGTTTTTGTCACATCTAGACCACATTGGACCAGGTCcagacacaaatacattatAACTAGACCTGTCAAATCGACACTCCTTTATCCCGGAGAAGGCAGAGACACACATAATTCTACTCGTGAAAATGCAAAAAGGAAAACGGAGATTTCACTGCTTTTTTTCACGTCTATCCGAGTATGTTAGTGCTTCTTTAAAGACTCAAATAACTACAATCTGCTGACACAAATAACAGCTAGAATCAAATACCACATCTCATAAACTACCTTACACTGGCGGCAGAATCAGCAAAACCCCTGATTTTCAACATTGCGTTGGCTAAGCTAACTTACATGCTAGGTTTAGCAggctaaacaaaacaaacattaagaaATAACGTGCCTGCATGATGGTTTTACGAATCTTCCACAGCCGGTATGTTTCCTCTTCGTCATCCATAGCGTCTCGAACGTTTAACTTGctctatattttatcttaaagttaatttgttgttgttgttaacttTTCCAGCTTCGTTCCTGCGACGCACGTTTCCGTTGATCGGCGCCAGCTGATGACGTCAACGCcgcgtcgtcgtcgtcgtccgtGGGTGGAGCTTTGACGATTAActacgtttttttaaataataattacaattattattattatctatacgataataataatagtaatagtactataattgtaataatactaatactaacaGTGataattctatttattttttaacggTTGTATTCTGACAGTTCGTCCGCCTGTTTCCGGCCTCAGTTtcacaacaaacacagcacTTCCGGTGCAGCTACTGCGTAGATTAAATGTGGCCTCTCTGGTAGAAACAATGAGGCCATTATATGCTATTTTGACTTTTGGGGCTTTGGCGAGCAGTGGAATCCTACTGACGACGGTACTGTACTTTGTTTTATCCCCAACGGTAAAGTAAACCTAACCTATCCGGTGCGGGGTGCGCGGTGCGGGGCTCTCCTGTGATTTTCGAGTTTGCGTCACAGCGAAACTACCAATCGATGCTTTCCCTTCTTTGATCGattgtaaaatgttattttttttgtaaagtaataATCATTCGGAAAACTTGTCCTAATTAAGGGTGTCGGAGTGcgaacaaataataattaaaaggtCGCATCATGTATAAACCAGAagttcctgcagcagcagctggcagcTGATATCAGCTGTTTGGCTTATCAGTCTGAGAAATGCATCGACATGTCAACACAACTGGTCATCGTCTGTTACAAACTCATATCTTCTTTATATAAGCAATGCATGCTCAATTATACACTCTAAGCAACTAATTCTCACAAACTACCATAACAAAATATTAATCTTCAAAGATACTATATACGAGGAGTAAATGTAGCGGAGTAATGAGTGTAAAGTCATCAAACAAATTGAAGGTACGCAAGTGAAATAAGAGTGTGTTAAAgttgtatataaatacaatagtggattaaatgtattttatttattttcttccttgaAAACT from Cyclopterus lumpus isolate fCycLum1 chromosome 4, fCycLum1.pri, whole genome shotgun sequence includes the following:
- the polr2eb gene encoding DNA-directed RNA polymerases I, II, and III subunit RPABC1; amino-acid sequence: MDDEEETYRLWKIRKTIMQLCHDRGYLVTQDELDQTLDEFKSQFGDKPSEGRPRRTDLTVLVAHNDDPTDQMFVFFPEEPKVGIKTIKMYCQRMQEENITRAIIVVQMGMTPSAKQSLVDMAPKYILEQFLQQELLINITEHELVPEHIVMTKEEVVELLGRYKLKESQLPRIQAGDPVARYFGLKRGQVVKIIRPSETAGRYITYRLVQ